A genomic stretch from Bdellovibrionales bacterium includes:
- a CDS encoding FecR domain-containing protein — MDKIGFAAVALFLCSFAFAGEGLTVVKKSGQVRYNQKEVKAGEFLPLGGLMEVGSTDESFVDLTYPEGHRLRLKKNTKVNLIALGTKNASQIDITIGQVFAYFVKDKKAENIQIKTKSAVVGVRGTKFLVEASEEKGTYVCVCEGVVNVRGVGDHSKDGERTVKANQDLWARPGKSMGIPIDSPDMSKMTTAEFADMGVQ; from the coding sequence ATGGATAAAATCGGTTTTGCGGCTGTTGCACTTTTTTTATGTTCATTTGCTTTCGCTGGTGAAGGTTTGACGGTCGTTAAGAAATCTGGCCAAGTTCGCTACAATCAAAAGGAAGTCAAAGCAGGTGAATTCTTACCTCTTGGAGGATTGATGGAGGTCGGCAGCACTGATGAGTCATTTGTCGATCTCACATATCCCGAAGGGCATCGCCTTCGGTTAAAGAAAAATACAAAGGTGAACTTGATTGCCTTAGGTACAAAAAATGCGAGTCAAATTGATATCACCATCGGGCAAGTATTTGCCTATTTTGTGAAGGACAAAAAGGCAGAAAATATTCAGATAAAAACCAAGTCTGCTGTAGTAGGCGTACGCGGGACAAAATTTTTGGTCGAGGCCAGTGAAGAAAAAGGTACCTACGTTTGTGTTTGCGAAGGTGTGGTCAATGTGCGAGGGGTCGGAGACCACTCTAAAGACGGAGAGCGGACAGTAAAAGCAAATCAAGATCTTTGGGCACGACCAGGTAAGTCCATGGGGATTCCTATCGATTCGCCCGATATGTCTAAAATGACCACTGCCGAATTCGCCGATATGGGCGTACAGTAA
- a CDS encoding PEGA domain-containing protein — MTSEPLGIPVFIDSERWGVTPLRVAGVLSAGVHKIHLTHENYQDVETDTILILGVNHKVHHKLLPAMGTLRINVSPRWAEVVVDGISHRNSSTQPIQVLVGKPARIEARLKGFETQIQLIEVQKDELRWVHFELNPTKRNLITEDLSHTTSDFITKFI, encoded by the coding sequence CTGACATCAGAGCCCCTTGGCATCCCTGTATTCATCGATTCTGAAAGATGGGGGGTGACGCCGCTAAGAGTAGCGGGGGTGCTGTCAGCTGGCGTTCACAAAATTCATCTTACGCACGAGAATTACCAAGATGTCGAAACCGACACCATTTTGATTTTGGGAGTCAATCACAAGGTTCATCATAAACTACTGCCGGCGATGGGCACTTTGAGAATCAATGTTAGTCCCAGGTGGGCTGAGGTTGTTGTTGATGGCATCAGCCATCGCAATTCATCAACTCAACCCATCCAGGTCCTTGTTGGAAAACCAGCTCGCATTGAAGCGAGATTAAAGGGATTTGAAACACAAATTCAATTGATTGAGGTTCAGAAGGACGAATTGAGATGGGTTCACTTTGAGCTAAATCCAACAAAACGAAATTTGATTACCGAGGATTTATCGCACACGACTTCAGATTTTATTACCAAATTCATTTGA